One window of the Actinomyces procaprae genome contains the following:
- a CDS encoding NADH-quinone oxidoreductase subunit M — protein MQPMNETFPILTVMAIVPLFGALLLWLLPPLRRQGRVIGLLFSLATLGVGIWALARFDFSQAGTTQLVEIHSWIPMLGVSWALGVNGLGLAMLLLTAFLVPLVLLASWGEVPADHQALFSGLVLVLEAFVVVIFAARDVFLFYICFEAMLVPVYFLIGHFGGERRRRAALKFLLYSLAGGLVMLVGVVALYVYGPRGEYAYLIENIAGQISASATTGRWIFASFFVAFAIKAPMVPLHTWLPDTAEQATPGTSVLLIGVLDKIGTYGMAALVLPLFPRESAWAAPVILVLAVIGIIYGGLAAIAQDNLYRLISYTSISHFGFMVLGLFVGSQVAATGAMVYMVAHGLSIAGLYLVTGFLARRTGTVAISELGGIQRVMPLIAGTFLISGLASIALPGLSGFVPEWMVLMGTFSESVPLGIVAVLGVVIAAVYVLLPYQRVFTGAPARERVGSADLDGREKLVLVPVIAAMLALGLAPAFLTDAFEDVAGQVVTALDAGGRATAQATVPVPAPADSAVAVVIAEGNTK, from the coding sequence ATGCAGCCCATGAATGAAACCTTCCCGATCCTGACCGTCATGGCGATCGTCCCGCTGTTCGGGGCACTGCTGCTGTGGCTCCTGCCGCCGCTGCGGCGCCAGGGGCGGGTAATCGGCCTGCTCTTCTCCCTGGCCACGCTCGGCGTCGGCATCTGGGCGCTGGCCCGCTTCGACTTCTCCCAGGCCGGCACCACGCAACTGGTCGAGATCCACTCCTGGATCCCGATGCTGGGCGTGTCCTGGGCGCTGGGAGTCAACGGGCTCGGCCTGGCCATGCTGCTGCTGACCGCCTTCCTGGTGCCGCTGGTGCTACTGGCCAGCTGGGGGGAGGTGCCCGCGGACCACCAGGCCCTGTTCAGCGGCCTGGTGCTGGTGCTGGAGGCCTTCGTGGTGGTCATCTTCGCCGCCCGCGACGTCTTCCTGTTCTACATCTGCTTCGAGGCCATGCTCGTGCCGGTGTACTTCCTGATCGGCCACTTCGGTGGTGAGCGCCGACGCCGCGCCGCCCTGAAGTTCCTGCTGTACTCGCTGGCCGGCGGACTGGTCATGCTGGTGGGCGTAGTCGCCCTGTACGTGTACGGGCCCCGCGGTGAGTACGCCTACCTGATCGAGAACATCGCCGGTCAGATCAGCGCCTCGGCCACGACCGGCCGCTGGATCTTCGCCTCCTTCTTCGTGGCCTTCGCCATCAAGGCGCCCATGGTGCCGCTGCACACCTGGCTGCCGGACACGGCCGAGCAGGCCACCCCGGGCACCTCCGTGCTGCTGATCGGCGTGCTGGACAAGATCGGCACCTACGGTATGGCCGCCCTGGTGCTGCCGCTGTTCCCGCGCGAGTCCGCCTGGGCGGCCCCGGTGATCCTGGTGCTCGCGGTGATCGGCATCATCTACGGCGGCCTGGCCGCCATCGCCCAGGACAACCTGTACCGGCTCATCTCCTACACCTCGATCAGCCACTTCGGATTCATGGTCCTGGGACTGTTCGTCGGCAGCCAGGTGGCCGCCACCGGTGCCATGGTGTACATGGTCGCGCACGGGCTATCGATCGCCGGCCTGTACCTGGTCACCGGTTTCCTGGCCCGCCGCACCGGCACGGTGGCCATCAGCGAGCTCGGCGGCATCCAGCGGGTGATGCCGCTGATCGCCGGTACCTTCCTCATCTCCGGCCTGGCCTCCATCGCCCTGCCGGGACTGAGCGGATTCGTCCCGGAGTGGATGGTGCTCATGGGCACCTTCTCCGAGTCGGTGCCCCTCGGAATCGTTGCCGTACTCGGTGTTGTCATCGCCGCCGTGTACGTGCTGCTGCCCTACCAGCGCGTCTTCACCGGCGCCCCCGCCCGGGAGCGGGTGGGCAGCGCCGACCTCGACGGGCGGGAGAAGCTCGTCCTGGTACCGGTGATCGCCGCCATGCTGGCCCTCGGGCTGGCGCCGGCATTCCTGACTGACGCCTTCGAGGACGTCGCCGGGCAGGTCGTCACCGCACTGGATGCCGGCGGGCGGGCGACCGCCCAGGCCACGGTGCCCGTCCCCGCCCCGGCCGACTCCGCCGTCGCCGTCGTGATCGCAGAAGGGAACACGAAGTGA
- the nuoL gene encoding NADH-quinone oxidoreductase subunit L, with the protein MTASSLALSSGLLAAQSVVGSAAPATGAAALAWLLIAVPAASAAVLLLAGRAADPWGHWLGVLASAFSAGLGLVILTQLLGLPAADRVLGVPLWRWFGAGDLDVRLGLRLDPLSLTFVVLVTCVGFLIHLYSVAYMAHDRDRRRFFAYLNFFIAAMLTLVLGDSYIALFIGWEGVGLASYLLIGFWNTADADAPQAERFTSRENAAAAKKAFIMNRIGDVGLLLAMMACIAQVGSVAFDTVLPAAQEGGISAGWLTAIGFSLLLAACGKSAQFPLQAWLGDAMAGPTPVSALIHAATMVTAGVYLIVRSGAVFEGAPDAQLAVVVVGAITLVLGAVIGCAKDDMKKVLAASTMSQIGYMMLGAGLGPIGYAFAIFHLLTHGFFKAQLFLGAGSVMHAMSDQVNMRRFGGLRRAMKITWITMGIGWLAILGIPPFSGFWSKDRIIEAAFVGDGARPWILGTIALLGAGLTAFYMSRLFFMIFHGRPRWTTAKDIEGEVHPHESGWLMTLPLIVLSVFSLGLGGALTVGNAFVTWLEPVTGHATHGEPVLPATAIMLATLALVIVGIITAWTMYVRRDVPTVVQRANVLVEAARHDMYQDTINEAVAMRPGQGLVLAAGASDRYVVDGAVEGLAKGTAALGRLTARTESGYVRSYAGYMFGGAVLALIAVLAGRF; encoded by the coding sequence ATGACCGCATCCTCTCTCGCGCTCTCCTCCGGGCTGCTCGCCGCCCAGTCCGTGGTCGGCTCCGCCGCCCCGGCCACCGGCGCCGCCGCGCTGGCGTGGCTGCTCATCGCCGTACCCGCCGCCTCCGCCGCTGTCCTGCTGCTGGCCGGCCGGGCCGCCGACCCCTGGGGGCACTGGCTCGGCGTGCTCGCCTCCGCCTTCAGCGCCGGGCTCGGCCTGGTCATCCTCACCCAGCTGCTCGGGCTGCCCGCCGCGGACCGGGTCCTGGGCGTGCCCCTGTGGCGCTGGTTCGGCGCCGGCGACCTGGACGTGCGCCTGGGCCTGCGCCTGGACCCGCTGTCGCTGACCTTCGTGGTGCTGGTCACCTGCGTGGGCTTCCTGATCCACCTGTACTCGGTGGCATACATGGCCCACGACCGCGACCGCCGCCGCTTCTTCGCCTACCTGAACTTCTTCATCGCCGCCATGCTCACCCTGGTGCTCGGCGACTCCTACATCGCCCTGTTCATCGGCTGGGAGGGCGTGGGCCTGGCCTCCTACCTGCTCATCGGCTTCTGGAACACCGCCGACGCCGACGCCCCGCAGGCAGAGCGCTTCACCAGCCGGGAGAATGCCGCCGCCGCCAAGAAGGCGTTCATCATGAACCGCATCGGCGACGTCGGCCTGCTGCTGGCCATGATGGCCTGCATCGCACAGGTCGGCTCGGTCGCCTTCGACACGGTGCTGCCCGCCGCCCAGGAAGGGGGCATCTCCGCCGGGTGGCTGACCGCCATCGGCTTCAGCCTGCTGCTCGCCGCCTGCGGGAAGTCCGCCCAGTTCCCGCTGCAGGCCTGGCTGGGTGACGCCATGGCCGGCCCCACCCCGGTGTCCGCGCTGATTCACGCCGCCACCATGGTCACCGCCGGCGTCTACCTGATCGTCCGCTCCGGCGCCGTCTTCGAGGGCGCTCCCGACGCGCAGCTGGCCGTCGTCGTCGTCGGCGCCATCACGCTGGTGCTGGGCGCCGTCATCGGCTGCGCGAAGGACGACATGAAGAAGGTGCTGGCCGCCTCCACCATGAGCCAGATCGGCTACATGATGCTCGGCGCCGGACTCGGCCCGATCGGCTACGCCTTCGCCATCTTCCACCTGCTCACACACGGCTTCTTCAAGGCTCAGCTGTTCCTCGGCGCCGGCAGCGTCATGCACGCCATGAGCGACCAGGTCAATATGCGCCGCTTCGGTGGCCTGCGCCGCGCCATGAAGATCACCTGGATCACCATGGGCATCGGCTGGCTGGCCATCCTCGGCATCCCGCCCTTCTCCGGGTTCTGGTCCAAGGACCGGATCATCGAGGCGGCCTTCGTCGGTGACGGCGCCCGCCCCTGGATCCTGGGCACCATCGCCCTGCTGGGGGCCGGCCTCACCGCCTTCTACATGTCGCGGCTGTTCTTCATGATCTTCCACGGCCGCCCCCGGTGGACCACCGCCAAGGACATTGAGGGCGAGGTTCACCCCCACGAGTCCGGCTGGCTGATGACCCTTCCGCTGATCGTGCTGTCGGTCTTCTCACTGGGCCTGGGTGGGGCACTGACGGTCGGCAACGCCTTCGTCACCTGGTTGGAGCCGGTCACCGGGCACGCCACCCACGGTGAGCCGGTGCTCCCGGCCACCGCCATCATGCTCGCCACCCTTGCGCTGGTGATCGTCGGGATCATCACCGCCTGGACGATGTACGTGCGCCGCGACGTGCCCACAGTGGTGCAGCGTGCGAACGTCCTGGTGGAGGCCGCCCGCCACGACATGTACCAGGACACCATCAACGAGGCCGTGGCCATGCGCCCCGGGCAGGGACTCGTCCTCGCCGCAGGTGCGTCCGACCGCTACGTCGTCGACGGCGCCGTAGAGGGACTAGCCAAGGGGACCGCCGCGCTGGGCCGACTCACCGCACGCACCGAGTCCGGCTACGTCCGCTCCTACGCCGGGTACATGTTCGGCGGGGCGGTTCTCGCACTCATCGCCGTGCTGGCCGGCAGGTTCTGA
- the nuoK gene encoding NADH-quinone oxidoreductase subunit NuoK, producing MSVPVTAYVVLAGVLFTLGALTVLLRRNAIIELMGVELMLNAVNLVLVTFSRMYGDLTGQVFAFFAIVVAAAETVVGLSIVVSVFRTRRSTSVDDLNLLKN from the coding sequence GTGAGCGTCCCCGTAACCGCCTACGTCGTGCTCGCCGGGGTGCTGTTCACCCTCGGCGCCCTGACCGTGCTGCTGCGGCGCAACGCGATCATCGAACTGATGGGCGTGGAGCTCATGCTCAACGCCGTCAACCTCGTCCTGGTCACCTTCTCCCGCATGTACGGGGACCTGACGGGGCAGGTGTTCGCCTTCTTCGCGATCGTCGTGGCCGCGGCCGAGACCGTGGTTGGGCTGAGCATCGTCGTATCCGTCTTCCGCACCCGCAGGTCCACGTCCGTTGACGACCTGAACCTGCTCAAGAACTAG
- a CDS encoding NADH-quinone oxidoreductase subunit J, translating into MMPTTTLPTSLTAAGTLSGGETILFAVVAVIMVACGLILLTAKRAVNAAVSMILIMICLAVLYVANEAPFLGIIQVVVYTGAVMTLVLFVVMLVGVGGDEPVAAHSAATKWLLALFGIGLIAVIAAVVWRTVFPPATGLAGGDDATPQSLAAVLFGDHVVTMELTGILLITAAVGALTLTHRQRVRPRLSQRDRVDARMRAYAAAGTHPGQKPMSGVYAATNTAAAPALSASGEALEESVSRVLRVRGQALELSDVSPEMGAAQRAGRIAQREDATVGRSGMPAMPGAPAPVVAQPVAPPATPAQGVPAEASAEETEEEHK; encoded by the coding sequence ATGATGCCCACGACCACCCTGCCGACGAGCCTGACGGCGGCCGGCACCCTGTCCGGAGGCGAGACGATCCTGTTCGCCGTCGTCGCCGTCATCATGGTCGCCTGCGGCCTCATCCTGCTCACCGCCAAGCGCGCCGTGAACGCCGCCGTGAGCATGATCCTGATCATGATCTGCCTGGCGGTGCTGTATGTAGCCAATGAGGCGCCCTTCCTGGGAATCATCCAGGTGGTGGTCTACACCGGAGCGGTGATGACGCTCGTACTGTTCGTCGTGATGCTGGTGGGCGTCGGCGGAGACGAGCCCGTCGCAGCCCACTCCGCCGCCACCAAGTGGCTGCTGGCCCTGTTCGGGATCGGCCTGATCGCAGTGATCGCCGCCGTCGTTTGGCGCACCGTGTTCCCGCCCGCCACCGGCCTGGCGGGCGGCGACGACGCCACCCCGCAGTCACTGGCCGCGGTCCTGTTCGGCGACCACGTCGTCACCATGGAGCTGACCGGCATCCTGCTCATCACCGCCGCGGTCGGGGCACTGACCCTCACCCACCGCCAGCGGGTCCGCCCCCGCCTGTCGCAGCGAGACCGCGTCGACGCCAGGATGCGCGCCTACGCGGCCGCGGGCACCCACCCCGGTCAGAAGCCCATGTCCGGTGTATACGCCGCCACCAACACGGCCGCCGCACCCGCACTGTCCGCCTCCGGCGAGGCCCTGGAGGAGTCGGTCTCCCGGGTGCTGCGTGTTCGCGGGCAGGCCCTGGAGCTGTCCGACGTCTCCCCGGAGATGGGCGCGGCTCAGCGCGCCGGCCGGATCGCGCAGCGCGAGGACGCCACCGTCGGCCGCTCCGGCATGCCGGCGATGCCCGGCGCCCCCGCCCCCGTTGTCGCCCAGCCCGTCGCCCCGCCGGCCACCCCGGCGCAGGGCGTTCCCGCCGAGGCATCAGCCGAGGAAACCGAGGAGGAGCACAAGTGA
- the nuoI gene encoding NADH-quinone oxidoreductase subunit NuoI yields MTDPTPQAPRPEGREDTDHDQWLRDEPSALGRVFAPVAGYGVTLSSIFRPTVTELYPFEEPVLMPRYHGRHQLNRYDDGLEKCIGCELCAWACPADAIYVEAAPNAPGAQYSPGERYGRVYQINYLRCIFCGLCIEACPTRALTMTHEIDELVGPTRSGLIYEKQDLLAPVPDGALAAPHPMVEGTEDGDYYRGAVTGPTQAQVDWVRENRPEDPTLKSARPVPAPATAQKEAVHS; encoded by the coding sequence ATGACTGACCCAACGCCCCAGGCACCCCGCCCGGAGGGCCGGGAGGACACCGACCACGACCAGTGGCTGCGGGACGAGCCCAGCGCCCTGGGACGCGTATTCGCCCCCGTCGCCGGATACGGTGTCACGCTGTCCTCCATCTTCCGGCCCACGGTCACCGAGCTGTACCCCTTCGAGGAGCCGGTGCTCATGCCCCGGTACCACGGGCGCCACCAGCTCAACCGCTACGACGACGGCCTGGAGAAGTGCATCGGCTGCGAGCTGTGCGCCTGGGCCTGCCCCGCCGACGCCATCTACGTGGAGGCCGCGCCCAACGCACCCGGGGCGCAGTACTCGCCCGGTGAGCGCTATGGGCGCGTGTACCAGATCAACTACCTGCGCTGCATCTTCTGCGGGCTCTGCATTGAGGCCTGCCCAACGCGCGCACTGACCATGACCCATGAGATCGACGAGCTGGTCGGCCCCACCCGCTCCGGCCTCATCTACGAGAAGCAGGACCTGCTGGCACCGGTCCCCGACGGCGCCCTGGCGGCCCCCCACCCCATGGTCGAGGGCACCGAGGACGGCGACTACTACCGCGGAGCCGTCACCGGACCCACTCAGGCGCAGGTCGACTGGGTGCGTGAGAACCGCCCCGAGGACCCCACGCTGAAGTCCGCGCGGCCAGTCCCGGCGCCGGCGACGGCACAGAAGGAGGCGGTGCACTCATGA
- the nuoH gene encoding NADH-quinone oxidoreductase subunit NuoH: MNPIGIASVPSSVTALPPTALAAQGGGVIADYSAETWWLTLIKAVFIMVFLILSVILAIWAERRVLGRMQTRPGPNVNGPLGLPQLIADAAKLIMKEDFWLKGAESLIYLLGPIIAAFSAFMIYAVIPFGPQVSMFGHSTPLQLTDFPVSVLYVLAITGFGVYGIILGGWSTHSTYPLFGSVRSAAQVISYELSMSLSILTVFLASGTMSTSGIVGAQERLWWCVAMIPSFLIYVVSMVGEVNRLPFDLPEAEGELVAGHMVEYSSMKFAWYYLGEYINMFNVSAVCTTLFLGGWRSFILASFWDGANSGWWPMLWFVMKVWCVMLFMIWTRGTLVRIRYDHFMKLGWKFLIPVSLVWFVLVAIVQGYRSFSGGSTQGLLLVLAAIFLVAMVILLILPEGGEEDELEDSGTLEDDAESITVPGEEFDAFADGFPVPPLPGQKLPPSPRARRADRAAAPVLDAASDVSLSAASIQTATDSDVTAQEGTDD; the protein is encoded by the coding sequence GTGAATCCGATCGGAATTGCCAGTGTCCCGAGCAGCGTGACGGCCCTGCCGCCGACCGCCCTGGCCGCGCAGGGCGGCGGGGTCATTGCCGACTACTCGGCGGAGACCTGGTGGCTGACCCTGATCAAGGCCGTGTTCATCATGGTCTTCCTGATCCTCAGCGTGATCCTCGCCATCTGGGCGGAGCGGCGCGTCCTGGGGCGCATGCAGACCCGGCCCGGACCCAACGTCAACGGGCCACTGGGCCTGCCGCAGCTGATCGCGGACGCCGCCAAGCTCATCATGAAGGAGGACTTCTGGCTCAAGGGCGCCGAGAGCCTCATCTACCTCCTGGGCCCGATCATCGCCGCCTTCAGCGCCTTCATGATCTACGCGGTCATACCCTTCGGGCCGCAGGTGAGCATGTTCGGCCATTCCACGCCGCTGCAGCTGACGGACTTCCCCGTCTCCGTGCTGTACGTGCTGGCCATCACCGGATTCGGTGTGTACGGCATCATCCTCGGCGGCTGGTCCACTCACTCCACCTACCCGCTGTTCGGCTCCGTCCGCTCGGCGGCGCAGGTCATCTCCTACGAGCTGAGCATGAGCCTGTCGATCCTGACGGTCTTCCTCGCCTCCGGCACCATGTCCACCTCCGGCATCGTCGGCGCGCAGGAGCGCCTGTGGTGGTGCGTGGCCATGATTCCCAGCTTCCTCATCTACGTGGTCTCCATGGTCGGTGAGGTCAACCGCCTGCCCTTCGACCTGCCCGAGGCGGAGGGCGAGCTCGTCGCCGGCCACATGGTGGAGTACTCCTCCATGAAGTTCGCCTGGTACTACCTGGGCGAGTACATCAACATGTTCAACGTCTCCGCGGTGTGCACCACCCTGTTCCTGGGCGGCTGGCGCTCCTTCATCCTGGCCAGCTTCTGGGACGGCGCCAACTCCGGCTGGTGGCCGATGCTGTGGTTCGTCATGAAGGTCTGGTGCGTCATGCTCTTCATGATCTGGACCCGCGGCACGCTGGTGCGTATCCGCTACGACCACTTCATGAAGCTCGGCTGGAAGTTCCTCATCCCCGTCTCCCTGGTGTGGTTCGTGCTGGTCGCCATCGTGCAGGGCTACCGCTCCTTCTCCGGCGGCTCCACCCAGGGGCTGCTGCTCGTGCTCGCCGCCATCTTCCTAGTGGCCATGGTGATCCTGCTGATCCTGCCCGAGGGCGGAGAGGAGGACGAGCTCGAGGACTCCGGCACGCTGGAGGACGACGCCGAGTCGATCACCGTGCCGGGTGAGGAGTTCGATGCCTTCGCGGACGGATTCCCGGTGCCGCCGCTGCCCGGGCAGAAGCTGCCGCCGTCCCCGCGCGCCCGCCGCGCAGACCGCGCCGCCGCACCGGTGCTCGACGCCGCCAGCGATGTTTCGCTGTCCGCGGCCTCGATCCAGACGGCCACCGACTCCGACGTCACCGCTCAGGAGGGAACCGATGACTGA